A single genomic interval of Sebastes umbrosus isolate fSebUmb1 chromosome 9, fSebUmb1.pri, whole genome shotgun sequence harbors:
- the LOC119494788 gene encoding zinc finger protein 433-like, whose translation MSDFLMREFRAQLTTSMDSVLRRAVFEITMIFENSLRGHQMELAQKGEEVAQLKIKLQSVELKLSKIEPGGDRGAETKKGEPEETKKGEPVETKKGEPVETKKGEPVDVPNAPVQPSDVPEIDFEVPDDWCAPLGCETMIKKKDVFCPSIKLRPLSIPLWPLPIIKQEVVNCDIDSHQRTKSLRRSKRSSSLSEKHKDKDEGSRRPAMRNNMKKLLQDIKQECTDQTDGTVLRSRGRNLSGKEQENTTLSKREERKLAAAESREKETETEKNDGQKLYSCKFCKKEFNTVFGRNVHARMHKKCKGCKREFPSPSALRCHKLSCKRLKRLLAKKAQLANPPKPETCVEENPIAPSKTQEAVEEESTPSSTNQGESSIQKAVYTKKHSCADCNKKFHSSFRLKEHVRVHTGEKPFPCRMCPKKFRINQSLKYHVLRMHKDQTNSIETNENLAWTMPLEETEDCGEDLTSPRKTQVEQSFAHNNVQTDGDPDTRPGSKWETMGTRCPDGFICMLCKKLSRNQYLLIEHFRTHTGERPLKCDRCSSGFRSRGQLSMHKKRCNPAVLVAECTKCNKKFDSQARLIKHMPNCHRDQPKPNLCKVCGKGFFTKGRLNNHMERLHK comes from the exons ATGTCGGACTTCCTGATGAGAGAGTTCAGGGCCCAGCTGACCACCAGCATGGACTCAGTCCTGAGGAGAGCTGTGTTTGAAATAACAATGATCTTTGAGAACAGTCTACGCGGCCATCAAATGGAGCTGGCACAGAAAGGAGAAGAGGTTGCTCAACTTAAAATAAAGTTGCAGAGTGTGGAGCTCAAGCTGAGCAAAATTGAGCCCGGAGGGGACAGAGGAGCGGAGACGAAAAAAGGAGAGCCTGAAGAGACGAAAAAAGGAGAGCCCGTAGAGACGAAAAAAGGAGAGCCTGTGGAGACGAAAAAAGGAGAGCCTGTAGATGTTCCCAACGCCCCTGTGCAACCGTCTGATGTTCCTGAGATTGATTTTGAAG TACCCGATGACTGGTGTGCTCCCCTGGGCTGCGAAACCATGATCAAGAAAAAAGATGTCTTTTGTCCCAGCATAAAACTGCGCCCGCTGTCCATTCCTCTGTGGCCACTTCCGATCATCAAGCAGGAG GTGGTTAACTGTGACATTGACTCCCACCAGCGGACAAAGAGTCTCAGGAGATCCAAGAGAA GTTCCTCATTAAGCGAGAAGCACAAAGACAAGGATGAAGGAAGTCGACGTCCAGCGATGAGAAACAACATGAAGAAATTGCTCCAAGACATCAAGCAGGAGTGTACTGACCAAACAGACGGTACAGTTCTTAGAAGTAGAGGGAGAAATTTATCAGGAAAAGAGCAAGAAAATACAACGCTGAGCAAAAGAGAGGAACGAAAACTCGCAGCAGCTGAGTCCAGAGAAAaggagacagagacggagaaaaACGACGGTCAAAAACTGTACTCCTGCAAGTTTTGTAAGAAGGAATTTAATACAGTGTTTGGCCGAAATGTGCACGCACGAATGCACAAGAAGTGCAAAGGTTGCAAAAGAGAGTTCCCTTCTCCAAGTGCTCTTAGGTGTCATAAATTATCTTGCAAAAGACTCAAGAGATTGTTGGCAAAAAAAGCTCAGCTCGCTAACCCTCCAAAACCCGAGACCTGTGTTGAAGAAAACCCGATTGCACCGAGCAAAACACAGGAGGCCGTCGAGGAGGAGAGCACACCTTCCTCTACCAACCAAGGAGAATCATCTATCCAGAAAGCTGTGTACACAAAAAAGCACTCCTGTGCAGACTGCAACAAGAAGTTTCATAGCAGTTTTAGGCTGAAAGAGCATGTGCGTGTTCATACTGGTGAGAAGCCATTTCCGTGCCGCATGTGCCCAAAGAAATTCCGCATCAATCAGTCACTCAAATATCACGTACTGAGAATGCACAAAGACCAAACGAATTCCATTGAGACCAATGAAAACCTTGCATGGACCATGCCTTTAGAGGAGACTGAAGATTGCGGTGAGGATTTGACGTCTCCAAGGAAAACACAAGTCGAGCAATCATTCGCCCATAACAACGTTCAGACAGATGGCGATCCAGACACAAGGCCGGGCTCAAAATGGGAAACCATGGGCACGCGCTGCCCTGATGGTTTCATCTGCATGTTGTGCAAGAAGCTCTCAAGAAACCAATACCTGTTGATTGAACACTTTCGCACCCACACGGGAGAGAGGCCCCTCAAATGTGACAGGTGTTCGTCAGGGTTTCGTTCTCGTGGACAGCTAAGCATGCACAAGAAGAGATGTAATCCTGCTGTACTGGTGGCCGAGTGTACGAAGTGTAATAAGAAATTTGACTCGCAAGCAAGGTTAATTAAGCATATGCCGAATTGTCATAGAGATCAGCCTAAGCCTAATTTGTGTAAGGTCTGTGGAAAAGGCTTCTTCACTAAAGGACGCCTCAACAACCACATGGAACGTTTACATAAGTGA